The genomic DNA GCCCACGGCCTCGCCACGACAGTaaccgtcggcgtcggcgtcgaatGGCTTGCACTGGCCCGTAGGACTGAGAAATCCCGCGGCCTTGAGGTCTCGATAATCATGCGGGCACGTGATGACATTCGTACCGCCCGCAACAGCGCGGCTGCACTCGCCTGCCGCAATGGCCCGGCACGCAGTGTGAATGGCCACGAGGGAGGACGAGCAGGCCGTGTCGattgtcgtcgccggcccaGTCCAGCCGAAATAGTGGCTGATGGCGCCGCTGAAGTAGGCTCGCGAAGTCCCCATCGTGGCATAAGCCGTCGGGGGGTGGCAGCTGACGTTGGACGCGTAGTTGTtcatgacggcgccgatgtAGCAGCCGTAGTCGGTCGGGTCGACGCGAGAATCCGCGCTGTGGTATCCCGAAgactcgagggcctcgtagacgacctcgagaagcttCCTCTGCTGCGGATCGCATGCCGTAGCCTCGCGAGCGGATTTGTTGAAGAACTTGTGATCGAAAGCATCATGATCTTCAATGAAGTTTCCCCGCCATCTCACTTGTGAGTTGTCTTCTGCGAGTTGATTCAGGCCAACCCTTTCAGGGGGGCTTGTCACCGTCGAGCGTCCGGCAGACATCAGCTCCCAGAGTTCATCGACTGAGTTGGCGCCTGGAAACCTTCCTGCCATGCCCACAATGGCGACAGAATGAGGTGGAAACTCGGGCAGTGCGGGTTTTCTCCGAGTGCCTGAGTATCTGCCGTGACCATTATCCCAGTCCAACACGCGGCCTCCGAAGGTGTATCCTGGAGGTGTGTGCGGAGGCGTATGGCTGCCGCTCAGCCCGTTGATGCTGCTATCTTGGATCGTTTTGGCATGGTCCTCTGTGAGGCCGTGCAGGCTCAGCAGCCGTAAATCTGGCTTTGCGCATAGCGATTGTGGGAAGCTGTTCGAGAGGCCTGCCAGGGCAATGCAGTTTGGACCTGGCGATAAAGAGGCCGTGGAGAGTTCCAGGGTCTTGTACCACCACACAGGCTTAAGCAGGGTATTGTCCAGGATGTGCCGGACTAGATCTCCTTGGTTGATCACTTTTCCGTCCGTGGCGGACCGAACGGCGACACGCAACCGCTCCGGGCCGGGGAAGCGGAGGCCGGCAGCGCCTTTAAACAAGGAAACGAGCTTTTCTACCTCGGGGGCAAAGGCAGGGTTGTGGAACCGGCCATTGACTGGAACATCTTGGACAAAAAACCCAGCAGCAGTCAGGGATTTTTTCAACTTCGCCAGTTTGTTGCGCGAGACTGTAATTGTCACAGATGTCTCATCAGTGACGGCAGAAATGTATGCCTAGAGATGTTAGCTTACTGTGACTTTATCGTCATACTGGGATGGGTGACCATACATACCTCAGGGAAATTCTGAAGGGCCTCTGCTACCCTTTCTTCACTTCTTGTTTCTGTCTGTCTTCCACGAACGGAGATGCATGCCGGCTCGGTATTGAGGGCGTCTTTATCGACATAGGCGCCGATGCAAACAGCCAAGCGTAGAGCGCGGACGGCAGTCTCGATAAGTTCCTCCTCACTCCAAGAAGAGGCGACGGTAATAGCAGAAAGGAAACCAACACAGAAGCCCTGCACCCCCCCATCCCCGAGTCTCTCGAAAACCGCTCCTTGTTTATTGTCTTCATTCATCAACCGTAGAAGAGCTCCATAATGACACATTTGAAACAAAAAATTTATCGGAAACGCAAGAGTGGCCGGCATTTCTGAAGGCTGGCATGGAAACGGACGCGCTTGAGATAACCACTCCGCAAAGTCACGCAAACATGACTCTCCAGCAACCTGTGCCAGATCCGAGTCGAAACGGACCAGATTAAACCAGAACTTGTGTAAGCCCTGAGCGGCAGCATACAGCTTCGAAAGCCATTCTTCTGAGGTAAGGCGGGAGCGTAGCTCAGTAAGATCTTCAGACGAGATTCGCCCCTGAGGTCCAAACACAAGCATAGATGGAAATCTCCAGAGACTCTGTTCTTTTGGAGGCCCCATGGTTTTACTCAAAGTGTGAAGATGAATGAATACAGTACTTGGCAGATATTGAAAGTGGGAAGAAAGATGAGGTCTGATGGTAAAGTCCTCGATTCACTCTCACACTTGTATGGGCAGAAGGAAACGAGGATCAGAGGCAAAGACATCACGACTGTAGACAATTCCACTCTACATGTGAGTGCCTAAACCAACATTCGGCTGATGAAGCCTAGACTAGGATTTGTGCAAAGTCTCGCTGGACCCCGCCCGCCTCTCTACTCCTCTTCACATTGTTATCTTCATTCCTGTGACGCTTTCGGACTTGAAGATAGCTGTGGCGGGCTCAACAAAACACTAACTGTGTAGTCTGCTGTACAAGTTGATTTTACGAGAAGTTGCATAATCTTTACAGTAACTCTCAGAGCACTGGTCTTGAACTCTGATCCAAAAATGCCAATGACAACACTTTGATGCCAGATTTGTTGTTGATTACTGAAAACTTTCTTTCTTACCACTTGTCTCAAAGACCGGCGGCTGGAAACTGTAAACCTTGTCCGAGTAAGGATCCTCCTGCTTCTACTCTACTTATCGCCTCGTGGCTAGTCATGACATCTTCTCGAGTATGCTCGGTTATCAAAGTTTAGTTGTGCAGGAGACAAACACCGTTGGCAACCCCGCAAACTTTGGAGGTGGGTCCTCTCCACTTCACCCATGTAAAGTCCATCCGTTCTCTTATGTCGAGGGACTATCTGGTTTGACGGGTTGAGGAGAAGCCCAGAGACGGGATGGCGCATGTATGAAGGTGATCCATGGATGAGCTTGTTGCAAATTAGCTTTAATGGTCGCATTCAAAGTTTCCGCgtttgtcgtcgtccattCTCGCCACGAGTCTCCCAAAAAGTAAACTTTTTGGAGAAATCAAGCTTCGAACTATTCTAGAAGACGGCACCGTGGTCAAAGTTTCAAGGCGATCCCTTTTCAAGAGAGCATGGTACCTGGGTTCACTCTGTGTTGCATGTACTCTGTCTTACATGTGCTCTGTCTTACAGGGATAGTCATTAAGTTCCCTCACCCGACGTTATGCATCGGTCCCGTTGCTTGTCTTACGCCATCGCTCACTTCGTTCACAGGCACTCGGCTTTTGGTCCCGAATGCGAGGCAGCCGCTTCATGAATCGCCATGAGGAAAAATAGTAAGTGAACCGAACCGTCCGGTCTACCAAGAAACAATCCCTGTGGTTTCGACATAGACTTCCCAGGGAGGCTCTTGGCGACCTCTCCCACCCAGGTTACTTTTAACCTTGACCTGAGGTGCTTCGTACCTCTAAATACCTGCGGAGGTACTAAGAATCGATGTTTTTTTCTCCTTAATACGTTTCTGGATGGTGTGTATCATGGTATGTGGCATGTTCCATCTCCAAACCGGGTATTGTGCAAAGCTAGACGGAATACCTTAGCCCTTGTCAAAACGTTGACTGGCTGAAGTGAAACCCGAATACGTGAATAACAAGTAACCCGATGTACTGCTGGAGAGGAAGTGTGCCTTTACCTCCGCATTCTACTTGACATGGGGGGTAGGACTGTTGCTTGCAAGCACAGTAATTTCGAGAAATCTTGAGCTTCTACCTGCACCGAAATTGAGTGCGCATTGCCGAGCCGGGGTTGTGCGAGATGCATCCCATGAAACAAACGAACTGGGAAAATCTTTTACTTGTTCAGAGGCTAACTAATCACGTTAGTCACCCCATAAGCAACATGAAGATGAAGTCTGCCCAGTGTCAAAATCCTTGAAGGCATCACATGCTTTCGGAAGTTTGCTAGCTTACCACCATTGAATCTCGACGAAGATTGAGTTTACTGCAGGCTTGGTTTAAAACTATGCTGTAATTACCATAGCCATACATGGAGGCGGACGATGAACGTTCGTAATTATCGTGTGATATGAAGAACATAAAGGGCTAGGATAGCCTTGAAAAACAACAACCCAGTGAACGAGTAACATAACGCTCCCGCCAGCCCAATCAGACTCTGCATTTACAAGGTTAGCCTCGATGGCGCGGCGTCAATCGCACACAGCATTGGATCGACAGAATGGCTTAGGATAAGGGATCGAACATGAACGAGAATTGAATGAAATGAAGGAGTAGTTACCAATTAGATCTTGTGTTGTCACTTGGCAAACAATGCTCGTGTGTGATTGAAATTTGATTTGTGATGAAAATTCGTTCCACATCTTGAGAGTCCACGACAGCTCATCGTTCTGCCACTCCAAGTTCACCATGCAGCTTTCAATAAATATTATCAAGACAACAGGACGAGGTAGCGTCAGCAGTGATGAACAGCAACCCAAAAACTTGCAATACAGTCTTCCTCCCACAGGCACAGCTTCACGCCGAACACGGTGGCGGGCTGCTGGGTTGGTTGTAACCATAGTTTCTCTGAGCTGGTGGCTTCACTACCCAACGACACACCATTTCGGAGATTTCTTGAGTAAAGGAGTCAGACACGATAGTCCACCTCCGGTCCAGGCAGTCAGACGCTACAACATCACCGTGGGAGCCAGGTGGATGAATCTAGGTGCGTTATTACGTGCTTTGACGGGCAGTCGAACGATTCTTTTAACCAACGCAAACAGATGGGGGGTTTTGGAGAGGTATCTTCGTATGCAATGGGGAAACGCCGTGTCCGACTCTGTTTGCACAAGAAGGAGACATCGTGGAGCTGAACGTCCACAACGATCTTTTTGGCCAGGTATCGATCCATTGGTCTGGCATGAATCACCGAAGGTAAAACCATGCAAACGTGCGGGATCACCACTCGCCGAATAGAGACAGCTAACATATTGGCAAAGATTCGGTTTTTGGAACGACGGTACCGGAGGTTTGAATCAAGTACGCCTCCGGCTTTCCTCTGCCTATCTGGCTTATCTTTGCTGACAAGATAATAGTATGGGCTTCTTCAAAGAGGCAATTTTACATCTCGATATGATACAACGGGACATTGGGGTCTGAACTGGTACGCCGACCACACCGGGATCGGGATCATGGACGGCGCCCATGGACTGTCCTACATTGCGCCGTCACCCTCACGCCCCCGACCGTACCATCTCATCACCTCTTCACCCACTGAATTGGCTTTGATTCAAGAGGCAGAGCGTGATGTCCAGCATATGTTGGTCTGGAACTACTACGGTCGCGACGCCAACTGGCGTGTCCTTGAGATGAAGAGTGAAGGAACCAACCTCAATTGCTACGACTCCATACTCGTCAATTCAAAAGGCCGACGGCACTGCCGTCATCCCGACTATCCGACACTGAACGGAAAGAGACTAGATGAGTCAGGGTGTGTGTTGGAGCAAGGGAACGATGGTGTCGAATGCACTCCTACGGAGGCAGATTATGAGGTATTGAGAACTCTTATCTCGGAGGAGATTCTTTCGTCTTTACTGACAAGATGTGCAGGTTATTGAAACTCATGGGAGGCCGTGGATCATGCTCAATGTCTTGAACATCGGCTTCGAGCACGCAATCCAGTTCAGCATCGATGACCACAAGTTGTGGATCGTTGCAaacgacggcggcttcgtgaagccgcagctcgtcgatgtTCTTTACATCACCAACGGGGCCCGCTACACCGTCTTGGTCAAGCTCGACCAGGAGGGTGACGATTATGCAATGCGCTTGGTGTCGACAAGCACACATCAGAATCTCCACGGGTACTCCGTCTTAAGATACCCGGTATGGCTtgccctcttctccctcacTGCCATGTTCCAGGTACTGAGCTAAGACGATCAAGGCCCTACGCTACCCTCTGCACGGAGCTCCTATGGAAGTCCATAATCCTCGCAGTGGCTCACCGCCCTGCGTCAATCCAAATGGATCCATCGATCCCTTGTGCAACACGACGACGCCAGCATCTCTGGCGCCATATCCCCCAtcaacccccccttcttcgaaCAAAACCCTTCATTTCCGGATCGCCCAACAGCCGTCTAGGTATGAGGAACACGTCACCGAGTGCTTCCTGAACCAGAGACCATGGCAGCTCTACCACGCACAAATGGCCCCTCTTTTGTTCATCGACAACGTGTCGGCCGTCGAGCCTCCTATTGTGGGCGATCTGCCCTGGGGCACTACCGTCGACGTGATCGTTCAAAACACAGTCGATGACACCATGCCGCTCTACAAACACGGGGACCCCATGTTTCTCCTTGGCTCGAAACCCAATGCTACCTGGGAATGGGGCACGGTCAAGGAGGCtatcgccgccggcgtcgaggggctCAACTTAAAGACCCCTGCCCTACAACTTGTCCACGACGTGCCGCCCCTGGGCTGGGCAGTGGTACGGTGGGAGATCCGTGTCCGGGGTGCCACCATGTTGCACTCTAATAAGTTCAAGTACTACGCGGTGAGTTTCTTATCACCCATCAGTCCTACCCACGATCCAGGCTGATGATGGTATGACAGATGGGGATGTCAGCACCTTTGCTCGAAGGCATGGATAGTAACATGCAGAACGAAATCCCGGAGCACGCGAAGAGTATGCCACACGTTGAGTTTACTCCCAAAAATGATGGAGTCTTTGGTTAGTCTGTCCGGGGTCGAGAAACCCATGAAAAGATTGGAACGAATCGAGAAGGACACGCGGTAAAACTCTCACTTGCTACTGTACCTGGTGTAATACAGTCTGGTCAGTTTCTCTTGGAGAGGTCTGTGGTGGAAGGCGTATGGTACTTTCCAATAAAGTACGCTCCCTTTGCTGGTAAATCTAGGGCAGTAAAATCCATGGAGGAACACAAGGATTGGATGTAATAATGAAGAACCTTCGCGACGTAACATCAGGCCGAAAGGGGAAAACAATTCCGCTTCCTCCGCGGCACAAACTTTGGCATGATAAAGGTAAGACACGGACCAAATGAACGCACGTGTACGCAGCACAATAGCACTTTGATAATGGAAACGCGTATAGAGCTCACTGAAGATGCCAGTGCCAGCCCCAGCAGGTGCCCCTAGCCCCTGGATACTTTTGGGCAGACAGACAGTGCCTTGTATCACTGACAGAAGCTTAATACAACAAGTCTAGACCACCCCAGAGGTCGGTAATGTTCCCAAAAGCCACCTCCAAATATCAACGTTCACCAGGATGCCTGCTCTATCCTACTACGCGTCTGAAGGTTGTGTGGGTCTTGTGAATGCTGAAGTGCTTTGTGATGAGGTCCTAACTGGGCCGCAGCAACGTCCGAGGTCACTACCGGCCGGCCCGAAGCTGCCTATATAATAAAGTTGCGATGCAGTACTTCAAACAATCGTTTCAAGGGCCAGGAGCACACCGGtttgtcttcttcgtcacAGCCTACTACTGCCAGTAGGTTTATGTACTTACCCCCTATTTCGAACCGGAGCGCTCCTGCCCGACTAACATGATTACTAACATGGCTACAGCCTCGAGTCAGTTGCTCTGGAAGCTAAACGGCGGTAGGGAGGGGAGCTGATGCTTTTTGCGCCCGCAGCCCCCAACTTCGTTTGGCCGACGCATTTTCGCTATCGCTAAGCGACACAAACTGAGTTTCGTTGCTCGGCGTCCGAATGTAATCAATGAGCTTGTTCGGGATGCTGGTCATCAACTCGGCCGACAGCTTTTGGACCCGTTGGTTTGAGACGTTAACCTTTCCGGCTCACagtatgtgtgtatgtttAGACTAACTAAACATGGTTTGTGAACAACATTTCGTTCGGAGCCCCTCACCAACCAGACTTCTCTCAGTTGCTGTCAAAGACAAAACACACAGGTGGGTATGCTCCCGGCCTCTCAACTCCGTTCAACTCCCATCGATTTCTACAGCAGACGTTTCAAGCAAACGAAGCTGCTCTCCTCGTCCCAGTTTCTTGTCATCTTACCCGAGTACGCCGAGAGAATGCTCCCCACTTACATCCCAGTTCAAAAGGTTAAGGCCAAGAATGGCATCGTCTACGCCTACCGCCGGTTGGGTCCAGCGAGGGGCATCCCTCTTGTGTTGCATATGCATGTGAGTAATCCGTCCCTGGGCTGCCCGGTGGGAGGATTCATGCTGTGCCTAGGTGCGAGCCTCGATGGGCTACTGGGATCCCGTCTTCATACGCCCGCTTATGGCAAAGCGCCCTGTCATCATGTTCGACCCTCCCGCGGCTGGACAGAGCAGCGGTGACACCAAGCGCACGCCGACTAACAGTAAGGGGTGGCCCTCGTGTCGATCGATGTAAGAGCCCGCGTGCTGAGCAGTGCGTTGCAGTAAACATCATGGGTGATGACCTGAATGCGTTCCTCGATGCTCTCTCACTCGAGCTGATTGATCTCCTGGGGTTCTCGATCGGGAGCATGGCTTGCCAGATGGCCACCCTCGCGAGACCCGAGCGAGTGAGACGTCTGGTTCTGGTCGGGGCCGATCCTTCGGGACCCATTCCCGGCGAGCATTTCTGGCCTCGCACCGACCCCAACCTCGATCGTTTCCTGACGCTGCAGCAGAGCGCCACTGAGGAGGACTGGCAGGCCGCTTACACGCTGACATTCTTCCGGGACGACGACCAGGGCAGAACCGCCGCGGGGGCCTACTTCCGGCGCCTGCGGGAGAGCGAGTTCAACGAAAGGGCAGCCGAGGGCGGGTTGCCGGCCTTCAACGACGTGGAGAGCTTCATGATTCAGCTGAAGTGCATCAAGGACTGGTGCGCGCCGGGCGACAGGAGCAAGCATTCTTT from Colletotrichum higginsianum IMI 349063 chromosome 3, whole genome shotgun sequence includes the following:
- a CDS encoding Multicopper oxidase, with protein sequence MDGAHGLSYIAPSPSRPRPYHLITSSPTELALIQEAERDVQHMLVWNYYGRDANWRVLEMKSEGTNLNCYDSILVNSKGRRHCRHPDYPTLNGKRLDESGCVLEQGNDGVECTPTEADYEVIETHGRPWIMLNVLNIGFEHAIQFSIDDHKLWIVANDGGFVKPQLVDVLYITNGARYTVLVKLDQEGDDYAMRLVSTSTHQNLHGYSVLRYPALRYPLHGAPMEVHNPRSGSPPCVNPNGSIDPLCNTTTPASLAPYPPSTPPSSNKTLHFRIAQQPSRYEEHVTECFLNQRPWQLYHAQMAPLLFIDNVSAVEPPIVGDLPWGTTVDVIVQNTVDDTMPLYKHGDPMFLLGSKPNATWEWGTVKEAIAAGVEGLNLKTPALQLVHDVPPLGWAVVRWEIRVRGATMLHSNKFKYYAMGMSAPLLEGMDSNMQNEIPEHAKSMPHVEFTPKNDGVFG
- a CDS encoding Peroxidase, giving the protein MLVINSADSFWTRWFETLTFPAHSIRRFKQTKLLSSSQFLVILPEYAERMLPTYIPVQKVKAKNGIVYAYRRLGPARGIPLVLHMHVRASMGYWDPVFIRPLMAKRPVIMFDPPAAGQSSGDTKRTPTNINIMGDDLNAFLDALSLELIDLLGFSIGSMACQMATLARPERVRRLVLVGADPSGPIPGEHFWPRTDPNLDRFLTLQQSATEEDWQAAYTLTFFRDDDQGRTAAGAYFRRLRESEFNERAAEGGLPAFNDVESFMIQLKCIKDWCAPGDRSKHSFYRLAELTMPVLVMTGDDDYLVPTPRSYELMDGILNCMLVIWPRAGHASIWQYAENCAAKVNEFLESDMEKFAEPRL